TTACGTGTCTTTTAACCTGGGTAGGAAGCTGGGCGTTGGTAGCGGCGGCGCAGGCACAGGCGCCCGCGAGCCGGCCCGCCGAGGCAGGCGGCACCGCAGTGCTAACGGGCCGCGTGGCCAACCCTACGAACGATACCATCGCCGTATCTATTCACGACAGCCCGTTCGACAGCAAGGAGCGTATCAGCTATGCCCGTCTGAATGAGAAAGGTGAGTTTCGACTCAGCGTCCCGGTAGCGGGCTCTACCAAGGCCGATTTGGTGTATGGTGACGCAGTAGCCGACTTGTACCTGGACCCTGGCACCGACCTCGATGTGCGCTTTAAGGCCGAGGACTTGCCCGGCACGGTGAAATTCAAGGCCAATGACGTGCCGACCGGCTTTGCCACGCGCATTCGCAACAGCGCTAACCTAACCGACGCGCAGCGCCACCGCCAGCAGATGGCCAATGCCAATTCTTACCTGGCCGAGTTTGACGAGCAGTTTGTATCGAACGATGGCTTTCAGGTGTTGCCCGACAACATTCAATTGTACGAAGCCCCGTTCGTCTCCTTCCTCGACTACCGCATTAAGCACGAGCGAAACTTCCTGGAAGACCGCGCTGCCCGGCAGTCTTTCACCATAGATTTTTATAACTATGCCAAGGCGGAGATTACTTATTCCAACGCCAATGACCGCCTGACTTTTCCCGATTTGCGCGAGCAGGTAGTGAGCACCGAGGGCCGCATGACTATGACGCCCGGCTACTTCGACTACCTGCGCGACCCCAACCTGCTGAACGACCAGACGGCCGTCGGCAACGAGCAGTTCCAAGAGTTTTTGCTCAACTATGTGCATTACATGGCCGCGCAGCAGAAGCACCTGCGCACCGACCCCGACTTTTACCCGTTTTGCTACGCCTTGGCCAGCAAGCGCCTCAACGGCCAGATGAAGCTGCTGACGCTGGGCCGCATCCTGCAAGAATCTTTTCGTTTTGGGCACGTGCGGCAGTCGGCCGCCATGCTGGCCGATTTTCGCGCGCTCGATACCCGCAAGCGTTACGTCGCAGCGCTCGACAACGATTTTACCAAGCATAAGGCCTTGGCCATCGGTGCGCAGGCGCCTGACTTCAAATTGCTATCCGCTACCGGCGACTCAGTGCGCCTGAGCAGCTTCCAGGGCAAGCTGGTTTATTTGAATTTCTGGAAAACAACCAACGGCCTGTGTCTTCGCGACTTAGCTTACGCCCAGGACCTAGCCAAGCGCTTCGAGGGCAAAAATATCGTGTTCGTAAACGTAGCGCTTGATGAGATGGAGCTGCCCTGGCGCCAGCTCGTGACCATAAAGAAACTGCCCGGTGTGCACGTGCGCGCCCTAGGCGGCCTGCGCTCGGAGGTAGCCAAAGCCTATAATCTGCAAGAAGTGCCGACCTACATTTTGCTCGGCGAAGATGGTACTATCCTCAACCCCAAGCCCAAGCGCCTGAGCAGCCGCGCCGCCGTGGATGAGATAAACCAGTCGTTTGGCCGGGCCGGCGTGTACAGCGCCGCCGTGGCGCAGCTGCCCAACACGGCCAAGTAGCCCGCCCGCCGAGGCTAGCCGCGGGGCAGTGGCCAAAACTTCCGGGCCGCATTGCGTGTCTGTTGGGCTAGCCGGCTGGTGCCGACCTTTGCCTTATGCGCTCTACTCTCCGCGACGCCGTTTCTTTTTTGCGCAAGGCCACTCCTGCCCGCGTGCTCAACGGCAGCCAGGTAGTGGCTTCCTACGTGCTGAGCCGCCTCACGGGGCGCGCCCGCGCCTGGGGCCTGCCGGTGGCATTGGCCTTTGAGCCTACTACGAGCTGCAACCTGCGCTGCCCCGAGTGCCCGAGTGGCCTGCGCTCATTTACGCGGCCCACGGGCATGCTGCCGGCCGAGCTGTTCAAGAAAACGATGGATGAGGTGGCTAGCCGGCTGTGGTACCTCATTTTTTATTTCCAGGGCGAGCCGTACCTGCACCCGCAATTTCTTGACTTAGTAGAATATGCCAGCAAAAAAGGCCTCTACACGGCTACCAGCACCAATGCCCACTTTCTTACCGATGACAACGCCCGCCGCACGGTAGAGAGTGGCCTCGACCGCCTCATTATCTCGCTCGACGGCACCACGCAGGAGGTGTACCAGCAGTACCGCGTGGGCGGCAAGCTGGAAAAAGTACTGGCCGGCACCCGCAACGTAGTGAAGTGGCGTAAACAACTCAATAGCAGCACACCGCGCATTATCTTTCAATTTTTGGTAGTGCGGCCTAATGAGCACCAGATTGAAGATGCCCGGGCGCTAGCCCAGGCGATGGGCGTGGACGATGTGTGGTTTAAAACCGCTCAGATTTATGATTACCAGCAGGGCTCACCGCTAATTCCGACCATCGATTATTACTCACGCTACGCGAATAATGGCAACGGCACGTTCAGCCTCAAAAACAAACTCGTGAACGGCTGCTGGAAGATGTGGCACTCGTGCGTGGTCACCTGGGACGGCAAAGTAGTGCCCTGCTGTTTCGACAAAGATGCCGAATACCGGCTCGGCGACCGCCAGCACGAAAGCTTCCGTGCCCTCTGGCACGGCCAGAAATACCAGGGCTTCCGCCAGGCGCTGCTCAAGGGCCGCGACCAGATTGAGATGTGCCGCAACTGCACCGAAGGCACCAAGGTATGGGGCTAGCGCCGGCCGCAGATTAGCTGCGAGCTATTTCTTGCCTTTCATCAGGTTTTTGCCCAGCGACTCTATTTGCAGGATGAACTGGTCGACGTCCCCGTTGGCGTAGGCGCCGTAGGCCGACGAGATAGTACCCTTGGCCCCATCGGCAGTTTCAACGGCGTAGAGGATGGCGGCATCGTCGGGATTGCTTTCGCCCTCAAAGCGGAAATAATCGACGATGGTCGCTTCTTCGGGGCTAAAAGTGCGGGCGCTGTCGTTGTCCATCGTGGTCAGGCGGCCGTCCTTCACGGTAAAATCGTGGGT
The genomic region above belongs to Hymenobacter sp. BRD128 and contains:
- a CDS encoding redoxin domain-containing protein, encoding MKLTFTCLLTWVGSWALVAAAQAQAPASRPAEAGGTAVLTGRVANPTNDTIAVSIHDSPFDSKERISYARLNEKGEFRLSVPVAGSTKADLVYGDAVADLYLDPGTDLDVRFKAEDLPGTVKFKANDVPTGFATRIRNSANLTDAQRHRQQMANANSYLAEFDEQFVSNDGFQVLPDNIQLYEAPFVSFLDYRIKHERNFLEDRAARQSFTIDFYNYAKAEITYSNANDRLTFPDLREQVVSTEGRMTMTPGYFDYLRDPNLLNDQTAVGNEQFQEFLLNYVHYMAAQQKHLRTDPDFYPFCYALASKRLNGQMKLLTLGRILQESFRFGHVRQSAAMLADFRALDTRKRYVAALDNDFTKHKALAIGAQAPDFKLLSATGDSVRLSSFQGKLVYLNFWKTTNGLCLRDLAYAQDLAKRFEGKNIVFVNVALDEMELPWRQLVTIKKLPGVHVRALGGLRSEVAKAYNLQEVPTYILLGEDGTILNPKPKRLSSRAAVDEINQSFGRAGVYSAAVAQLPNTAK
- a CDS encoding SPASM domain-containing protein, whose amino-acid sequence is MRSTLRDAVSFLRKATPARVLNGSQVVASYVLSRLTGRARAWGLPVALAFEPTTSCNLRCPECPSGLRSFTRPTGMLPAELFKKTMDEVASRLWYLIFYFQGEPYLHPQFLDLVEYASKKGLYTATSTNAHFLTDDNARRTVESGLDRLIISLDGTTQEVYQQYRVGGKLEKVLAGTRNVVKWRKQLNSSTPRIIFQFLVVRPNEHQIEDARALAQAMGVDDVWFKTAQIYDYQQGSPLIPTIDYYSRYANNGNGTFSLKNKLVNGCWKMWHSCVVTWDGKVVPCCFDKDAEYRLGDRQHESFRALWHGQKYQGFRQALLKGRDQIEMCRNCTEGTKVWG